In Oxyura jamaicensis isolate SHBP4307 breed ruddy duck unplaced genomic scaffold, BPBGC_Ojam_1.0 oxyUn_random_OJ59960, whole genome shotgun sequence, the sequence GTAGGCTTGGGGAGTCCTGCTGGATTGCACTGCGAGGTGAGGAAGTCTGGCAGGAGCCCCTTGCAGTGCCCTAAGCCAGGTGCCCCCGCTCAGCCCACaaccccctgccctggctggcCATCACGGGCTCTCTGTCAGCTGCcccgcagctcctgcagccatggAAAAGAAGAGAACTTCCCAAGCTGCGTCTGCCTTGCTGTGGCCCTCCTCCCTCAGCAGCCTTGCCCACATTCTTCTCCAGGTTTTCAGGGAAACCCCTGAATGGGAtggtcctgcagctctcctcgGGCTGACCTAGGGCAGCTAAGACCAGGCCtggtgggcagagctgctctgcttggtCTTCACCAAGGGACACTCCCACAGGCTATCAGCAGGAGTGCACAGGCAATGGGAGGGCGTTCAGCCACGCAACACGTCTCCTCAGCAGTACAGGGGCTGGTGggataaaagaaagcaaaccaaatccctgcagctcagctctgcactcAGATGAGTTGTTTGCAACAACTAACAGGTAGAATGCACTCGAGGTTCCCTCATGGTCttgcttccctcctgctgcacagcaggaaggaaCTCTTGGGAGCCCACAGCTacccctgctcccagtgctactctcagccagcaccagcccaAGTGAGAGAGGTGcagaaaatatcttcaaagaCAGAGGCTTGACTGGGGGAACTCTAAGGGTGGCAATAGTTCTTCCTCAAAGAAATCTGTTCtaactttttctactttttcctcttcaacaGACAGCCGTGTTCAATGTCCAACATCAGCTCTGTGAGTgaattcctcctgctggcatttgcagacacgcgggagctgcagctcctgcactttgcgctcttcctgggcatctacctggctgccctcctgggcaacggcctcatcctcactgccGTAGCCTGTGACCACCGtctccacacccccatgtacttcttcctcctcaacctcgccctcctcgacatgggctgcatctccaccactctgccgaaagccatggccaatgccctctgggacaccagggccatctcTTATCAAGGGTGTGCTGCacaggtctttttctttctgttctttatatCAGCAGAATATTCTATTCTCACCGTCATGGCCTAcgaccgctacgttgccatctgccagcccctgcactacgggagcctcctgggcagcagagcttgtgcccagatggcagcagctgcctggggcagtggctttctccatGCCCTCCTGCACAcggccaatacattttccctgtcCTTCTGCGAAGGCAGTGttgtggaccagttcttctgtgagatCCCCCACATCCTCAAGCTCTCTTGCTCCAGCTCTTATCTCAGGGAAATTGCACTTCTTGTGCTTATTGGTGCTTTAGcctttggttgttttgttttcattgtggtgtcctatgtgcagatcttcagggctgtgctgaggatgccctctgagcagggccggcacaaagccttttccacgtgcctccca encodes:
- the LOC118158882 gene encoding olfactory receptor 14J1-like; its protein translation is MSNISSVSEFLLLAFADTRELQLLHFALFLGIYLAALLGNGLILTAVACDHRLHTPMYFFLLNLALLDMGCISTTLPKAMANALWDTRAISYQGCAAQVFFFLFFISAEYSILTVMAYDRYVAICQPLHYGSLLGSRACAQMAAAAWGSGFLHALLHTANTFSLSFCEGSVVDQFFCEIPHILKLSCSSSYLREIALLVLIGALAFGCFVFIVVSYVQIFRAVLRMPSEQGRHKAFSTCLPHLAVVSLFVSTAIFAYLKPASISSPSLDIVVAVPYSVVPPAVNPVIYSMRNQELKDALRKVFGYMLIQH